The Desulfofalx alkaliphila DSM 12257 genome includes the window AAAACACTTAAAAGGGGGAATGATAGGGTAATTCGAAATGAGGAAGGTGTATTACCAATAGGTGTTATTGTAAAATGATGTATAAACGGAGGGCTGCGATGTGACCTCATATAAATCCATAATGTATGAACAACTTAATGAATTATTTGATTTAATTGATAAAGAATTAAAAAATAGCAACATACTGCCAGATGCAATCAAAAAGTTGATTTGGGTGGAAATTAGTAAACTTAAATCATTTACAATTGATGCAAGGCCTGCAAGAATAGCAGTTATTGGTAGGCGAGGATCTGGGAAGTCCAGTTTGATTAATGCAATGTTTGGGAAACCAGAAGCTGAGGTAGGTGTGAACTTGCAAATTAAACCAGCACCTCATTTTCACAATATATCAGCACATTTTCCGGTCCAATGTGCAACAATTGCAAATTAAATTAGATTTTGTTCCAAGGATTTTTCACATTTGCACGATGTTTTAGCAGCTGAAACAATTAGGAAAAAGAGCCAAAATAAATAGAAAAACCGGTTGGCAATCACCAACCAGTAGTTAGATACCGGCCTCTTCAGCCGCCAAATGAACCACACTGTCATCAATAAGCTCTTTTTGGACCTGGTAACCGGCCAATAGACAGTGAGTAGCCAGCTTGTTAATCAGCCTTGGCCATCCACCGGAAAGAG containing:
- a CDS encoding GTPase gives rise to the protein MYEQLNELFDLIDKELKNSNILPDAIKKLIWVEISKLKSFTIDARPARIAVIGRRGSGKSSLINAMFGKPEAEVGVNLQIKPAPHFHNISAHFPVQCATIAN